The following proteins come from a genomic window of Methanofollis sp.:
- a CDS encoding phenylacetate--CoA ligase family protein, with translation MFWNREMETISGADLEALQLSRLKWTVHHSQNVDFYRRKFRDAGVTPDDITTLADVEKLPFTYKKELRDAYPFGNIAVPMKQVVRIHTTSGTTGKPTVVSYTRQDLDNWSELIARNLTMIGLTDEDIFQNAVNYGLFTGGLGFHYGAEKIGATVIPSATGNTKRQIEMIQDFGVTAIHCTPSYGMHLAEVAEEMGATLDTLRIGIFGAEPWSENMRKELEERLGLEAFDSYGMSEMYGPGAGFECPEHDGLHIWHDCYLAEIIDPITGERLPDGEKGELVVTPLVKEAMPLIRYRTGDITRIIPEDCPCGRGKRIARITGRADDMLVIRGINVFPSQIEHTLLSIPDVGDQFMVYVDRINHLDEMTIEVEINRKSFSGELADLARLQKTVAGAIKEALNLRTTVRLVEPGSLPRFEGKARHVVDRRNEIW, from the coding sequence ATGTTCTGGAACAGGGAAATGGAGACGATTTCAGGGGCAGACCTCGAAGCGTTGCAGCTTTCGCGGCTGAAGTGGACTGTACACCACTCGCAGAACGTCGACTTCTACCGGCGGAAGTTCAGGGACGCCGGCGTCACGCCCGACGACATCACGACCCTCGCCGACGTGGAAAAACTCCCCTTCACCTACAAGAAGGAGTTGCGCGACGCCTACCCCTTCGGCAACATCGCCGTCCCGATGAAACAGGTCGTGCGCATCCACACCACCTCGGGCACGACAGGCAAACCGACCGTCGTCAGTTACACGAGACAGGACCTGGACAACTGGTCTGAACTGATCGCGCGGAACCTCACCATGATCGGCCTGACCGACGAGGACATCTTCCAGAACGCCGTGAACTACGGCCTCTTCACCGGCGGCCTCGGCTTCCACTACGGCGCCGAGAAGATCGGGGCGACCGTGATCCCGAGCGCCACCGGCAACACCAAAAGGCAGATCGAGATGATCCAGGACTTCGGCGTCACCGCGATCCACTGCACCCCCAGCTACGGGATGCACCTCGCCGAGGTCGCCGAGGAGATGGGCGCCACCCTCGACACCCTGCGGATCGGGATCTTCGGCGCCGAACCCTGGTCAGAGAACATGAGAAAGGAACTGGAGGAACGTCTCGGCCTCGAAGCCTTCGACTCGTACGGGATGTCGGAGATGTACGGGCCGGGCGCCGGTTTCGAGTGCCCCGAGCACGACGGCCTCCACATCTGGCACGACTGCTACCTCGCCGAGATCATCGACCCCATCACGGGCGAACGCCTGCCCGACGGCGAGAAGGGCGAACTGGTCGTCACGCCCCTGGTCAAGGAGGCGATGCCCCTGATCCGGTACCGCACCGGCGACATCACCCGCATCATCCCCGAGGACTGCCCCTGCGGCCGCGGCAAAAGAATAGCGCGCATCACCGGCAGGGCCGACGACATGCTCGTCATCAGGGGTATCAACGTCTTCCCGTCCCAGATCGAGCACACCCTCCTCTCCATCCCCGACGTGGGGGACCAGTTCATGGTATATGTGGACAGGATCAACCATCTTGACGAGATGACGATCGAGGTCGAGATCAACAGGAAGAGTTTCAGCGGCGAACTCGCCGACCTCGCCCGCCTCCAGAAGACGGTGGCCGGGGCGATCAAGGAGGCCCTGAACCTCAGGACGACCGTCAGGCTCGTTGAACCGGGCAGCCTGCCCCGCTTTGAGGGGAAGGCCCGCCACGTCGTAGACAGGAGGAATGAGATCTGGTGA
- a CDS encoding phenylacetate--CoA ligase family protein produces MRMWDPRVEEMPAGEMKKLQYRLLKTLVYRLYSFSDFYHARMREAGVHPDDVRTLDDVTKLPFMYKRDLRDNYPDRLFTAPQEELVRYHVSSGTTGKPTVVGYTANDLENWTTSLARSFTACGLGRGDVIQVSYGYGLFTGGLGIHYGAERVGATVLPMSTGNTERQIELMQDLHVTAIACTPSYLMHLGETAEKMGVSIPKDTGLRLGILGAEPWSEQMRKKIQESLGIRVFDIYGTSELSGPMFTECAEQNGIHIWGDIAYPEIIDPETGEQLPPGEKGELVMTILKKEAFPLIRYRVGDITALDDSVCACGRTSPRIMRIQGRVDDMLIVRGINVFPSQVEHTLMGIPEVVGSAFLIEVDRRGALDSMLVRVEMSKEAFSDKITDLMRVRGKVVHQLKSSLNVAADVELVAPGSLPRFEGKAKRVIDRRVY; encoded by the coding sequence GTGAGGATGTGGGACCCCCGCGTGGAAGAGATGCCGGCCGGGGAGATGAAAAAACTCCAGTACCGGCTTTTGAAGACGCTCGTCTACCGGTTGTACAGTTTTTCCGACTTCTATCACGCGCGGATGCGGGAGGCCGGCGTCCACCCCGACGATGTCAGGACGCTCGACGACGTCACGAAGCTCCCCTTCATGTACAAGCGGGACCTGCGGGACAACTACCCTGACCGCCTCTTCACCGCGCCGCAGGAGGAACTCGTCCGCTACCATGTCTCGTCAGGGACGACCGGCAAGCCGACGGTCGTCGGCTACACCGCAAACGACCTGGAGAACTGGACGACCTCCCTCGCCCGCTCCTTCACCGCCTGCGGTCTCGGCCGGGGCGACGTGATCCAGGTGAGTTACGGCTACGGCCTCTTCACCGGCGGCCTCGGCATCCACTACGGCGCCGAGAGGGTGGGGGCGACCGTGCTCCCCATGAGCACGGGCAACACCGAGAGGCAGATCGAACTGATGCAGGACCTCCATGTGACGGCGATCGCCTGCACTCCCTCGTACCTCATGCACCTCGGCGAGACGGCCGAGAAGATGGGCGTCTCGATCCCGAAGGACACGGGTCTCCGCCTCGGTATCCTGGGGGCCGAACCCTGGTCCGAGCAGATGCGGAAGAAGATCCAGGAGTCCCTCGGCATCAGGGTCTTCGACATCTACGGCACGAGCGAACTCTCCGGCCCGATGTTCACCGAGTGCGCCGAACAGAACGGCATCCATATCTGGGGGGACATCGCATATCCGGAGATCATCGACCCGGAGACCGGCGAGCAGTTGCCGCCCGGCGAGAAGGGCGAACTGGTGATGACCATCCTGAAAAAGGAGGCATTCCCCCTGATCCGCTACCGCGTCGGGGACATCACGGCCCTCGACGACTCGGTCTGTGCCTGCGGCCGGACGTCGCCGCGGATCATGCGCATCCAGGGCCGCGTCGACGATATGCTCATCGTGCGCGGGATCAATGTCTTCCCGTCGCAGGTCGAACACACGCTCATGGGCATCCCCGAGGTGGTCGGCAGCGCCTTCCTGATCGAGGTGGACCGACGCGGGGCCCTGGACTCCATGCTGGTGCGGGTGGAGATGAGCAAGGAGGCCTTCTCCGACAAGATCACCGACCTGATGAGGGTGCGGGGGAAGGTCGTCCACCAGCTGAAGAGTTCCCTCAATGTGGCGGCCGACGTCGAACTCGTGGCGCCGGGGTCGCTCCCCCGCTTCGAGGGGAAGGCAAAGAGAGTGATTGACCGGAGAGTGTACTGA
- a CDS encoding ACT domain-containing protein, with amino-acid sequence MAEKKYIIKQVSIFSENKPGRLAAIARALEEAGINILAFSIAEANGFGVVRALVNRPEKAHDCLTKLGFMVSFTDVIAVAMRDEPGGLYEIARILGDAGVNIEYSYAYSGKDAAVLILRVDQVEEGIDRILAAGGKLLSVDLFQ; translated from the coding sequence ATGGCTGAGAAGAAGTATATCATCAAGCAGGTCTCGATCTTTTCAGAGAACAAGCCCGGCCGCCTTGCGGCGATCGCCCGCGCCCTCGAAGAGGCCGGGATCAATATCCTCGCCTTCTCGATCGCGGAGGCGAACGGCTTCGGCGTCGTGCGGGCGCTCGTGAACAGGCCGGAGAAGGCCCACGACTGTCTCACGAAACTCGGCTTCATGGTCTCCTTCACCGACGTCATCGCCGTCGCCATGCGCGACGAGCCCGGCGGTCTCTACGAGATCGCCCGCATCCTCGGCGACGCGGGGGTCAATATCGAGTACTCGTACGCCTACTCGGGCAAGGATGCGGCTGTGCTCATCCTGCGGGTCGACCAGGTCGAGGAGGGGATCGACAGGATCCTCGCCGCGGGCGGGAAACTGCTCAGCGTAGATCTTTTCCAGTGA
- the hxlA gene encoding 3-hexulose-6-phosphate synthase yields the protein MTRPTLQVALDILELHRAALIAREAVAGGADWIEVGTPLIKSEGMAAVRELRSAFPHQVIVADMKIADTGTLEVEMAAKAGANIVCVLADADDSVIAECVRAARLYGVKIMADLIHVADPVGRAKELEVLGVDIVNAHVGIDQQMLGKSSVDLLRTLAGSVSLPLAVAGGLDAATAAECVRAGAEIVIVGGWIVKSGDVEGSARTIRAALDDPSLAPAKRASPDEEIRAILMQVSAPNVTDAMHRKGAMNGLVPLTRGVKAVGPAVTVQTFAGDWAKPVEAIDLCRPGDVLVINNDGRTHVAPWGELATHSAQNQGVSGVIIDGAVRDVDDIRAMQYPLFARACVPNAGEAKGFGEINAEIACCGQQVRPGDWIIADESGAVVIPKERAYEIARRALEVKKMEERVREEIARGSTLAQVQELYKWEKK from the coding sequence ATGACACGTCCGACGCTCCAGGTGGCGCTCGATATCCTCGAACTGCACCGGGCCGCCCTGATCGCGAGGGAAGCGGTCGCGGGCGGCGCCGACTGGATCGAGGTGGGCACCCCTCTGATCAAGAGCGAGGGGATGGCGGCGGTGCGCGAACTCCGCAGCGCCTTCCCCCACCAGGTGATCGTCGCGGACATGAAGATCGCCGACACCGGCACGCTGGAGGTCGAGATGGCGGCCAAGGCCGGGGCGAACATCGTCTGCGTCCTCGCCGACGCCGACGACTCGGTCATCGCCGAGTGCGTCCGGGCCGCACGCCTGTACGGCGTGAAGATCATGGCCGACCTGATCCATGTCGCCGACCCCGTGGGGCGGGCGAAGGAACTCGAAGTCCTCGGCGTCGACATCGTCAACGCCCACGTCGGGATCGACCAGCAGATGCTCGGCAAAAGTTCCGTCGACCTCCTCCGCACCCTTGCCGGGTCGGTCTCCCTCCCCCTCGCGGTGGCCGGCGGCCTCGACGCCGCGACCGCGGCCGAGTGCGTGCGTGCCGGTGCCGAGATCGTCATCGTCGGCGGCTGGATCGTCAAGTCCGGGGACGTCGAGGGATCGGCACGGACGATCCGGGCGGCCCTGGACGACCCCTCCCTCGCCCCCGCGAAGAGGGCCTCCCCTGACGAGGAGATCAGGGCGATCCTGATGCAGGTCTCGGCCCCGAACGTCACCGACGCCATGCACCGGAAAGGTGCGATGAACGGCCTCGTCCCCCTCACCAGGGGCGTGAAGGCCGTCGGCCCCGCGGTGACGGTCCAGACCTTCGCGGGCGACTGGGCCAAACCCGTGGAGGCGATCGACCTCTGCAGGCCCGGCGACGTCCTGGTGATCAACAACGACGGCCGGACCCATGTCGCCCCCTGGGGCGAACTCGCCACCCACTCGGCACAGAACCAGGGCGTCAGCGGCGTCATCATCGACGGCGCCGTCCGCGACGTCGACGACATCAGGGCGATGCAGTACCCCCTCTTCGCCCGCGCCTGCGTCCCGAACGCCGGGGAGGCGAAGGGCTTCGGCGAGATCAACGCCGAGATCGCCTGCTGCGGCCAGCAGGTCAGGCCGGGCGACTGGATCATCGCGGACGAGAGCGGCGCCGTCGTCATCCCGAAAGAGCGGGCCTACGAGATCGCCCGCCGCGCCCTCGAAGTGAAGAAGATGGAGGAGCGGGTGCGGGAGGAGATCGCACGCGGGAGCACCCTCGCGCAGGTGCAGGAACTGTATAAGTGGGAGAAGAAGTGA
- the gpmA gene encoding 2,3-diphosphoglycerate-dependent phosphoglycerate mutase, producing the protein MIKLVLLRHGESVWNRENRFTGWTDVDLSEKGVEEAHEAGRVLREEGYTFDCAFTSVLKRAIRTLWIVLDETDLMWIPVTRSWRLNERHYGALQGLNKAEMAAKFGDEQVFIWRRSYATQPPALERDDERHPVHDRRYAAIPEAAATGTECLKDTVGRFLPYWEEEIVPALKAGKRVLIAAHGNSLRALVKHLDAIPDDEIAHLNIPTGIPLVYELDDDLKPLRHYYLGDPAKVKAAIEGVKKQGTAKK; encoded by the coding sequence ATGATCAAACTCGTCCTATTACGGCATGGTGAGAGTGTCTGGAACAGGGAAAACCGGTTCACCGGGTGGACCGACGTCGACCTCTCGGAAAAAGGGGTGGAGGAGGCGCACGAGGCTGGCCGCGTCCTGCGGGAGGAGGGCTACACCTTCGACTGCGCCTTCACCTCGGTCCTGAAGAGGGCGATCCGCACACTCTGGATCGTCCTCGACGAGACCGACCTGATGTGGATCCCGGTGACGCGCTCCTGGCGGCTGAACGAGCGCCACTACGGCGCCCTCCAGGGCCTGAACAAGGCCGAGATGGCGGCGAAGTTCGGCGACGAGCAGGTCTTCATCTGGCGGCGGAGTTATGCGACGCAGCCGCCGGCGCTCGAACGGGACGACGAACGCCACCCGGTCCACGACCGCCGGTACGCGGCGATCCCTGAGGCCGCGGCCACCGGGACCGAGTGCCTGAAGGACACGGTCGGGCGTTTCCTCCCGTACTGGGAGGAAGAGATCGTCCCGGCCCTGAAGGCGGGGAAGAGGGTGCTCATCGCCGCCCACGGAAACTCTCTCCGGGCCCTGGTGAAGCACCTCGACGCCATCCCCGACGACGAGATCGCACACCTGAACATCCCGACCGGCATTCCCCTGGTCTACGAACTCGACGACGACCTGAAGCCCCTCCGCCACTACTACCTCGGCGACCCGGCAAAGGTGAAGGCGGCGATCGAGGGCGTCAAGAAGCAGGGGACGGCAAAGAAATAA
- a CDS encoding cobyrinate a,c-diamide synthase: MIPAIVIAGTHSGCGKTTLACGVMAALRARGLVVQPFKVGPDFIDPSHHTAICGRPCRNLDPFMMGEDGVVRTFASASAGADIAVIEGVMGLYDGLEGGDLGSTAHVAKALGAPVVLVADVGGMSRSAHALVRGYTSFDPAVRFAGVIFNRVGSPRHRQMIEEELSVPALGWVPTEKAKAVSSRHLGLAMAGEASMAAFGAVSEEHCDLDALIAAATSAPAAVPAPAAAGDSPRVRLGVARDAAFCFYYQDNLDLLRRAGADLVFFSPLADPLPDVDGLYLGGGYPELHAAALSRSPCTRAVGAAASDGMPVYAECGGLIYLCERLSSDADYPMAGVLPADARMNPRFQALGYVEAKSTGTSPLLPAGLSFRGHEFHYSSVDPAADARFALSLGRGKGIGDGRDGLSEHAVLAGYSHAYMTERFARAFCAALDRWRRER, from the coding sequence ATGATCCCGGCAATCGTCATCGCAGGCACCCACTCCGGCTGCGGCAAGACCACCCTCGCGTGCGGCGTCATGGCGGCGCTGCGGGCGCGGGGCCTCGTCGTCCAGCCCTTCAAGGTCGGCCCCGACTTCATCGACCCCTCGCACCACACCGCGATCTGCGGCCGCCCCTGCAGGAACCTCGACCCCTTCATGATGGGGGAGGACGGCGTGGTGCGGACCTTCGCATCGGCATCGGCAGGCGCGGACATCGCCGTCATCGAGGGCGTGATGGGACTCTACGACGGCCTGGAGGGCGGCGACCTCGGCTCCACCGCGCACGTGGCGAAGGCCCTCGGCGCACCCGTCGTCCTCGTCGCGGACGTCGGCGGCATGTCGCGGAGCGCCCACGCCCTCGTCCGCGGCTACACCTCCTTCGACCCCGCGGTGCGTTTCGCCGGCGTGATCTTCAACAGGGTCGGGAGCCCCCGCCACAGGCAGATGATCGAGGAAGAACTCTCTGTCCCGGCCCTGGGCTGGGTGCCGACAGAGAAGGCGAAGGCCGTCTCCAGCCGCCACCTCGGCCTTGCGATGGCCGGAGAGGCGAGCATGGCCGCCTTCGGTGCGGTCTCTGAGGAGCACTGCGACCTCGACGCCCTCATCGCCGCGGCCACATCGGCCCCTGCGGCCGTCCCGGCCCCGGCCGCCGCCGGCGACTCACCCCGCGTCCGCCTCGGCGTGGCGCGGGACGCCGCCTTCTGCTTCTACTACCAGGACAACCTCGACCTCCTGCGGCGGGCCGGCGCCGACCTGGTCTTCTTCTCCCCTCTCGCCGACCCCCTCCCCGACGTCGACGGCCTGTACCTCGGCGGCGGCTACCCCGAACTCCACGCGGCGGCCCTCTCCCGCTCCCCCTGCACGCGGGCGGTCGGGGCCGCCGCGTCGGACGGGATGCCCGTCTATGCCGAGTGCGGCGGCCTCATCTACCTCTGCGAACGCCTCTCCTCCGACGCCGACTATCCCATGGCCGGCGTCCTCCCGGCCGACGCCCGGATGAACCCGCGCTTCCAGGCCCTCGGCTACGTGGAGGCAAAGAGCACCGGCACATCCCCCCTCCTCCCTGCCGGCCTCTCTTTCCGGGGGCACGAGTTCCACTACTCCTCCGTCGACCCGGCGGCCGACGCCCGCTTCGCCCTCAGCCTTGGCCGCGGCAAAGGCATCGGCGACGGGCGGGACGGCCTCTCCGAGCACGCCGTCCTTGCCGGCTACAGCCATGCCTACATGACGGAGCGCTTTGCCCGCGCCTTCTGCGCCGCCCTGGACCGGTGGCGGCGGGAAAGGTGA
- a CDS encoding PaeR7I family type II restriction endonuclease, whose translation MVNDRILRDILRDDYFSDAVRYFWDKRASQAEDQNNRGTKDQGIRSEATGGKHMDKFFSLIQTLLVDIGVPEGDICTRKRDVDLPGYFRAEKQWDLLVVKHHPDGKKELVAVLELKSQKGPSFGNNINNRTEEVLGSAHDLWTAYREGAFKTSPSPWLGYLLLLEDCERSRKSVRNNEPHFEVFPEFKNASYVERYHQTCLRLVRERVYSEVCYLLADKEEKMKARNYSEPDESLSGARFLRSLCSHLNNFYELK comes from the coding sequence ATGGTGAATGACCGAATTCTTCGAGATATTTTACGGGACGATTATTTTTCCGACGCTGTGCGGTATTTCTGGGATAAGCGGGCGTCGCAGGCAGAGGACCAGAATAACCGGGGGACGAAAGATCAGGGTATCCGTTCGGAGGCGACGGGCGGGAAGCATATGGACAAATTCTTCTCGCTCATTCAGACGTTGCTGGTGGATATCGGTGTGCCTGAGGGGGACATCTGCACGCGGAAGAGGGACGTGGACCTTCCGGGATATTTCCGTGCGGAAAAACAGTGGGACCTGCTTGTCGTCAAACACCATCCTGACGGGAAGAAGGAACTGGTTGCTGTTCTTGAACTGAAGTCTCAGAAAGGACCGTCTTTCGGGAACAACATCAACAACAGGACTGAGGAAGTGCTGGGGAGTGCACATGATCTCTGGACGGCCTACCGTGAGGGTGCCTTCAAGACCTCGCCGTCTCCGTGGTTGGGGTATCTGCTCCTGCTGGAAGATTGCGAAAGGTCCCGGAAGAGCGTGAGAAATAACGAACCGCACTTCGAGGTCTTCCCGGAGTTTAAGAACGCCTCCTATGTTGAACGCTACCATCAGACCTGTTTAAGACTGGTGCGGGAGCGGGTCTATTCTGAGGTCTGCTATCTGCTGGCAGACAAGGAAGAGAAGATGAAGGCCAGGAATTATTCTGAGCCTGATGAGTCGTTGTCCGGGGCGCGGTTCCTGCGGTCGCTCTGCTCGCATCTGAATAATTTCTACGAACTGAAGTGA
- a CDS encoding site-specific DNA-methyltransferase: MKEIEALSGSLPTQHRFINADSRNLECIPDESVHLVVTSPPYWILKKYPEKDEQLGQIEDYELFLEELDRVWRHIYRVLVPGGRLVVVVGDVCLPRRTVGRHFVMPLHASIQEHCRKIGFDNLAPIIWYKIANACFEAKSPGSFLGKPYEPNAIVKNDIEYILFQRKPGGYRKPTQAARLLSVISEENQKAWFRQIWDLKGASTRDHPAPYPQELAERLVRMFSFVGDTVLDPFGGTGTTALAAARWGRNSISVEVEEKYFSMEIDRFIHQVKQSRLF, encoded by the coding sequence ATGAAAGAGATCGAAGCCCTCTCCGGCAGCCTCCCGACGCAGCACCGTTTCATCAACGCAGACAGCCGGAATCTGGAGTGCATCCCTGACGAGAGCGTCCACCTCGTCGTCACCTCGCCCCCCTACTGGATTCTCAAAAAATACCCTGAGAAAGATGAACAACTCGGTCAGATCGAGGACTACGAACTCTTTTTAGAAGAACTGGACCGTGTCTGGCGGCACATCTACCGGGTCCTCGTCCCCGGCGGCCGTCTGGTCGTCGTCGTCGGCGATGTCTGTCTTCCCCGGAGAACGGTCGGGCGCCATTTTGTCATGCCCCTCCATGCCTCCATCCAGGAGCACTGCCGGAAGATCGGCTTTGACAACCTCGCACCGATCATCTGGTATAAGATCGCGAATGCCTGCTTCGAGGCAAAGTCGCCGGGGTCGTTCCTGGGCAAACCCTACGAACCAAATGCAATTGTCAAAAACGATATCGAATATATTCTCTTCCAGAGAAAACCGGGCGGTTACAGGAAACCCACACAGGCGGCCAGACTGTTGTCGGTCATCTCGGAGGAGAATCAAAAAGCCTGGTTCCGTCAGATCTGGGACCTCAAAGGGGCCTCGACCCGCGACCATCCCGCACCCTACCCGCAGGAACTGGCAGAAAGACTCGTGCGGATGTTCTCGTTTGTCGGTGACACGGTGCTCGATCCCTTCGGGGGCACCGGCACGACCGCCCTTGCTGCGGCACGGTGGGGGAGAAACAGCATCAGCGTCGAGGTCGAAGAAAAATATTTCTCAATGGAGATTGATCGGTTTATTCATCAGGTTAAACAGTCTCGATTGTTCTGA